The proteins below come from a single Solea solea chromosome 6, fSolSol10.1, whole genome shotgun sequence genomic window:
- the LOC131461493 gene encoding green-sensitive opsin-like, whose product MGWEGGYEANGTEGKNFYIPMSNKSGIVRSPFEYTQYYLADPIMFKLLAFYMFFLICTGTPINGLTLLVTAQNKKLRQPLNYILVNLAVAGLIMCAFGFTITITSAVNGYFVLGATACAVEGFMATLGGEVALWSLVVLAVERYIVVCKPMGSFRFTGAHAAAGVAFTWIMAFSCAAPPLFGWSRYLPEGMQCSCGPDYYTLAPGYNNESYVIYMFVVHFFIPVFLIFFTYGSLVLTVKAAAAQQQESESTQKAEREVTRMCVLMVIGFLVAWTPYATFAGWIFLNKGASFTAMTAAIPAFFAKSSALYNPVIYVLFNKQFRNCMLGAIGMGGMVEDETSVSASKTEVSSVS is encoded by the exons ATGGGTTGGGAAGGAGGATACGAGGCCAATGGCACCGAGGGCAAGAACTTCTACATCCCCATGTCCAACAAGAGTGGGATTGTTAGAAGTCCTTTTGAATATACTCAATATTATCTAGCAGACCCCATAATGTTCAAATTACTAGCATTCTACATGTTTTTCCTGATCTGCACTGGAACCCCCATCAACGGACTGACCTTGCTCGTCACGGCCCAGAACAAGAAACTCCGCCAACCTCTCAACTACATCCTGGTCAACCTGGCTGTGGCTGGACTCATCATGTGCGCCTTCGGattcaccatcaccatcacctctGCTGTAAATGGCTACTTTGTTCTCGGAGCCACTGCCTGCGCTGTTGAGGGATTCATGGCCACACTTGGAG GTGAAGTTGCTCTCTGGTCTCTGGTCGTCCTGGCTGTGGAGAGATACATTGTCGTCTGCAAACCTATGGGAAGCTTCAGGTTCACTGGTGCTCACGCAGCAGCTGGAGTCGCTTTCACCTGGATCATGGCTTTCTCATGCGCCGCTCCTCCACTCTTTGGCTGGtccag ATACCTCCCCGAGGGCATGCAGTGCTCTTGCGGACCTGACTACTACACTCTGGCTCCAGGCTACAACAACGAGTCATACGTCATCTACATGTTTGTTGTCCACTTCTTCATTCCCGTCTTCCTCATTTTCTTCACCTATGGAAGCCTTGTGTTGACCGTCAAAGCT GCAGCCGCTCAGCAGCAGGAGTCAGAGTCCACTCAGAAGGCTGAGAGGGAAGTGACACGCATGTGCGTTCTGATGGTTATTGGCTTCCTGGTCGCTTGGACACCATATGCCACGTTCGCCGGCTGGATCTTCCTGAACAAGGGAGCATCCTTCACTGCGATGACAGCGGCCATCCCTGCCTTCTTTGCAAAGAGCTCAGCTCTGTACAACCCTGTGATCTATGTGCTGTTCAACAAACAG TTCCGTAACTGCATGCTGGGCGCTATTGGAATGGGCGGCATGGTGGAGGATGAGACCTCAGTTTCTGCCAGCAAGACAGAGGTGTCCTCTGTGTCTTAA
- the LOC131460500 gene encoding green-sensitive opsin-like yields MVWDGGIEPNGTEGKNFYIPMSNRSGIVRSPYEYPQYYMVDPMMYKLLACYMFFLICTGTPINGLTLLVTAQNKKLRQPLNYILVNLAVAGLIMCCFGFTITITSAFNGYFILGANACQIEGFMATLGGEVALWSLVVLAVERYIVVCKPMGSFKFSGAHAGAGVAFTWIMAFSCAGPPLFGWSRYLPEGMQCSCGPDYYTLAPGFNNESYVIYMFVVHFFIPVFLIFFTYGSLVLTVKAAAAQQQESESTQKAEREVTRMCVLMVIGFLVAWTPYATFTGWIFLNKGASFTALTASIPAFFAKSSALYNPVIYVLFNKQFRNCMLGAIGMGGMVQDETSVSASKTEVSSVSTAS; encoded by the exons ATGGTATGGGATGGAGGAATCGAGCCAAATGGCACAGAGGGCAAGAACTTCTACATCCCCATGTCCAACAGGAGTGGGATTGTTAGAAGTCCTTATGAATATCCTCAGTATTACATGGTAGACCCTATGATGTACAAATTACTAGCGTGCTACATGTTTTTCCTGATCTGCACTGGAACCCCCATCAACGGACTGACCTTGCTCGTCACGGCCCAGAACAAGAAACTCCGCCAACCTCTCAACTACATCCTGGTCAACCTGGCTGTGGCTGGACTCATCATGTGCTGCTTTGGATTCACCATCACAATCACTTCTGCTTTCAATGGCTACTTTATTCTTGGAGCTAATGCCTGCCAAATTGAAGGGTTCATGGCCACACTTGGAG GTGAAGTTGCTCTCTGGTCTCTGGTCGTCCTGGCTGTGGAGAGATACATTGTCGTCTGCAAACCCATGGGAAGCTTCAAGTTCTCTGGTGCTCACGCAGGAGCTGGAGTCGCTTTCACCTGGATCATGGCTTTCTCATGCGCCGGACCCCCACTGTTTGGCTGGTCCAG ATACCTCCCTGAGGGCATGCAGTGCTCCTGCGGACCTGACTACTACACTCTGGCTCCAGGCTTCAACAACGAGTCATATGTCATCTACATGTTTGTTGTCCACTTCTTCATTCCCGTCTTCCTCATTTTCTTCACCTATGGAAGCCTTGTGTTGACAGTTAAAGCT gcagcagctcagcagcaggAGTCAGAGTCCACTCAGAAGGCTGAGAGGGAAGTGACACGCATGTGCGTCCTGATGGTCATTGGCTTCCTGGTAGCTTGGACACCATATGCCACTTTCACCGGCTGGATCTTCTTGAATAAGGGAGCATCCTTCACTGCCCTGACTGCTTCCATCCCTGCCTTCTTTGCAAAGAGCTCAGCTCTGTACAACCCAGTCATCTATGTGCTGTTCAACAAACAG TTCCGTAACTGCATGCTGGGCGCTATTGGAATGGGTGGCATGGTGCAAGATGAGACCTCAGTTTCTGCCAGCAAAACAGAagtgtcttctgtctctacaGCATCATGA
- the synprb gene encoding synaptoporin b — protein sequence MCMVIFAPIFAICAFATCGGYHGHLQVKVDCADRRQSNLSINIDFNYPFRLQQVHFKATLCETKREEVLFLDGDSSLAAQFFVTVGVFAFLYSLLATVVYVFYQNKYLKNNRGPLVDFIVTVIFSFMWLISSCCWAKALSDIKTATNPTQLLLLISACRAQENTCTATEEPLWSRLNTSVVFGFVNVVLWFGNIWFVFKETGWYKTGQRYPTRTASGKRSSEMRQRLYSESSFDQPEESLGPHYSRQESFNQSKGDIGQHLPRQASLNQPQVSFSLPQTYLGKPVTHDRENRVASQGPMIFVNEM from the exons atgtgtatggtTATATTTGCTCCG ATTTTTGCCATCTGTGCTTTTGCGACATGTGGAGGATACCATGGTCATCTCCAGGTTAAAGTTGACTGTGCAGACAGGAGGCAGAGTAACCTCAGCATCAACATTGATTTTAATTATCCTTTCCg ATTACAGCAGGTGCATTTCAAAGCGACCTTGTGCGAGACGAAAAGAGAGGAGGTTCTCTTCCTGGATGGAGACTCTTCTTTGGCTGCTCAGTTTTTCGTGACTGTGGGTGTCTTTGCCTTCCTGTACTCTCTGCTAGCAACCGTTGTCTATGTGTTCTACCAGAACAAGTACCTGAAGAACAACAGAGGTCCACTTGTG GATTTTATCGTGACCGTCATCTTCTCCTTCATGTGGCTcatcagcagctgctgttgGGCCAAAGCTCTCTCTGATATCAAGACAGCCACAAACCCAACGCAGCTGCTTCTGCTCATCTCAGCATgcagagctcaggaaaacacaTGCACGGCTACCGAGGAGCCTCTTTGGTCACGTCTTAATACGTCTGTG GTTTTTGGTTTTGTCAACGTCGTCCTCTGGTTCGGAAACATTTGGTTTGTCTTCAAAGAGACAGGCTGGTACAAGACAGGTCAGAGATACCCGACCAGGACGGCGTCTGGGAAACGCTCCAGTGAGATGCGACAGCGGCTCTACAGCGAGAGCAGCTTTGACCAGCCGGAGGAGAGCCTTGGTCCACACTACTCCAGACAAGAGAGTTTCAATCAGTCAAAGGGGGATATCGGTCAGCACCTCCCCAGGCAAGCGAGTCTCAACCAACCACAAGTAAGCTTCAGCTTACCACAGACATATCTTGGCAAACCTGTAACTCATGACAGGGAGAATAGAGTGGCTTCTCAGGGGCCGATGATATTTGTCAATGAGATGTGA